AATGTTATAGTTAATACAAAGagtaaaatgaaaagaaaaaaaagttgtttATCTtcgttttgatttttttaacaaatattttaaaatgaatattttcagCAAAATTGGACACATATTTTGAGCCAGGGAATACctttttaaagggcatttttCAAACTAAATAGAAGAACCACTAAAAATATATCTATGTATATACCTGAAATGGAGTCATCCAACTGACAAAATCCAACGTTTACGAGATAGTAATAAAAAAACTTGTTTATGAATATTCCTTTTGGGGTACTCATACTTTGACTTAGGACATTAATGTATAATCGAACAAATTTTGGCATATACACAGTACATTCTACACGAGTTTGAGTTATAAACACGACCTTGagtataaagaatttttttacgTTGTCAAAACACCTAAAATCTATCTATATGTAAGCCTCCTAAATATATagtcttaaaaataaaataaattatcttctataacatgtaaaaattaaaaaataaaaaagaataaaaatcatcaaacatatataatttaaactctAGTCACACGACACATTCGCACAACATATGAGCTTAATTAGAAACGATTCGAGCAATTGTTAACTTTAATTCCACTTATAATTAACAATTTTAAGTACTTAGTAGTGTtatttctaattgatttgatagttgtaaacaaacttcaaattgTTGGGTGTATAAAAATTTAAGCCTTTGTTGAATTGACACTTTATCAATCTTGTTGAGATTTCCTACATGAAGTGGGTAGTGTTATCACAATTTTCAAGTGAAACCCAAAAAGTAAATATATCCACTGTTCACACATGTAAGCTTGAACATTTGATTTTGACTAATGACCATATATACCTGATTGATCAGTTACAAACACTACTGCTTAGGTAAACACGACAAATTTTCAAAGGATTAATGATGGAGTCAATCTCACTTCACTTCACTTTAACCTCTGATAAAACAGAAAGTAAGAATAAAAGGAGAAATAAAGCACAATCCCATCACAAGTACTCTTCCACAACTCAGAAGGCCCATGACCAATACTAGATATGGTAGTTGTTGATTAATACCACTGCATTAACAGACACGTCACGCCtttttttttccccttttaaTTATAATCGTAATATTCCAATCAATTTTGTGCCTCTTGATTAATTTTATGAAACATTTATCATtcttaataattaataaaataataaatttactaTATTAtcctttaaatataataaattcaatattttaaaaaatacactGTGAAATAACAATAGTTAATAATAAGGATAAATTAGAAATTAAgtaataaattatctcttgatttatCAAATTAGATAAATGAagagaaatatatatttttagtatagttgacaaataaaaatgaacaaagAGAGTACCTCCTACCAGAACATcgacaaattaaaataaacgGAGAAAATACCTCCTACCAGAACATATATCAGATAAATCTGTCTAGGTAGctttgacaaataaaaagaaatgaaattacCTTATTTTCTTGCCCTATGCCAGgatttaaactttaaaatctGTGATTTTTAATTACTTCATTGACTAGTAGGCATACATtgttattttagtttttaaattattatatcaGGCTATCAATGCACAAGACATAAGTTTTACACtaataacaacatattcaatgtaattcaaaattaaaagatagTGTATATACACAGTCTTACTCCTATCttatataagaaataaaaaaaagatagatCCTCGTAATAATTTTTCCCCCCCTTATCATCACTAGCTAGTCTTCGTTTCTTCTTGACCAAACGTGTGCTCCCACTGTTAGTTCAATTTTCAGTAAACGTGGGATTTTCTGATACATAGTACGTGAAGAAGTAAATACTTTGATAGCTAATTTAAGTGATAGCAGTAGATTATATCTTTTTCCCAAGAATTTATTGTCCACTTTTGAGTTTTACCTCTTCTCTTTGCCTTTACCTTTTTTCTGTTCAGCCATTTTGTCTTGAGCAAATTTGTCTAAACGATTAAATTCACTACACTTTTGGTTATCTTTCAAGTACTTGTTGGTCCCTACACAACTCTATTCAAtccattttcctttttcttttgcttCTAATATTTACTCAatccatttttatttatctcGTTAAAACTTGACgcatatcataaaaaataataattttataatataatcctttaaatatagtaataaatttaatattttaaaaatgtatTGGGACATgactataattaataataaagataaattaGAAATTAACAAGTGATAAATTAcctcttaattttttaaacatggcaaataaaaataaaaatttatttttaaaatatgataaaagTAAAAATGGACAGTGGGAGTACTTACTTTATTTTCCTTGTTCCATTTAAGaaagaatattaaaatgagGATTTTTTTTCATCAAAGTTTCATTACTGTGTTTtctaatagaaaaaaaaaacacaaaaaaagttACTCTACtaatataaaaaatcataattgcGGAAAATCAAAGTTTTAGATGAGTAATAATTCAGTATTCCATATATCCTTTTTTGAAATCACTCTCCaagctctttttttttccttaggTGATAGAATGTATGAGATCTTTTTTTTTAGAGCTATCGAATTTGAGTGGGGAAAAAttgttaaataaaaattattctcTTTTATATAGGTAATCGGCAGTGACCAATAGCTTTCCGTGATAAAACTCTAGAAAACCATCTCGAGATCcttattaaagaaaaagttattATGAGCTTGTTCAAATTAGTTGATTAAAAGTAGTTGGTATATTAAGTGTTGAAAAGCACTTTTAATTATTGAAATTGATTTATATATAAGCAATTACATATTTGAACAAGTACCATTGAAACTGATATTAAGCAACTAACGTATTCGGTAAAAGATGTTGATCGATTAGTACTTCTCCTGTTAAAATGATTTAAATGTCCTTAAAGTtaataatttacaaaaaaaatataatattaaagtaattatttgcataaaaatgaatgaaagaatTGAAGAGGAAAATAATTACAATTATAATGTTTTAAGAAGAATATTGTGAAGATTATAGAATATATTAGCGTTAAAATCGTTCAATAATTAGCTAagacaaaatatttaaaagttacaAGCTATACATAAACTTATAAATTAAGAGTTGTCCACTTTGGgcttttgcttttttttttttatccatATTAGTATCTGATACTCTTTAACAAAGGCGATTCTGTATCTAGAGTTCGAACCAAAacatttaatttaaaatgaaggATTATTTACCACTTCACTGTCATCCTTGTTGATCTTTTGACTCTGTTTTTACTTATTCACTTTTATAGTTCATCAAAAAATAcgtaaataaatcaaaaaatacTTGTAAACTTACTTGATGAGGCTTAGTCAAACAACCTCTATGCATGTTATATAGACATAGATGATAGAACCCATCACATGATTACACTGAATGTTCCCttactattaaaaatagaataaaggAAATGGGTATGAGTGTCTTGCGCAAAAAGCGCCAACAGCATTTAATCCATGCAAACGTGCATGCAGTAAATACACCCACAACATGTTCGATTAAATGCTAATGCCCCATTCATTATTTTGCTTGCTGCACATGCAAACAAAAATATACAATTCCCTTCAACATTTCGGCCGcgataaattaaaatttaggaaGCCACCCAGAGGAAGAACAAACACCAATAGTTGATTTACTCTTAATACATCAATAGTCCCTCAATTTATCAGCAAATTTCTTTGAGacatttgaattatattttgttttaattaagcAGTTAAacacataataaaatatttccGTTGGACATTTTTGGTTCAAATCTTACTCACTCAAAATATCTCACATTATTTAATTATACGAATTAGGCTCAATAAGCCGTAAAACCTTAAGTAGGTCCCAATTGAGGGTGATGcttatatattaagaaaaattacGTATTTTTAGGTGGTTAACTTATTTATATATGGACATTTGAGATCACGTGGAAAagtttttctaaaatttaaatcGAAGATGTCTAACTGAAAAACTTTATAATATGTGCAGGTGCTTTATTGAAACAAGTCTTAGTTCGAGTAGGTAAATGAAATTGTCTATCAAATTTGAGGAGTTGTCAATGTATGAACCCTTTGATTTATAATCATATATAGTGTCTATGGCAACAGTTGGTGCCCCTTAATTGGGTGTATAGTCTATCTACTATTTTTGTACCAATCGAGCTATATTATTGAACTTAGTGATGTATGAAGAATGGAGGAAAAAATAAAGGAACTAGTAAGGCATTTATAAGTTCATTTTTATCTGGTAGACTGTTATTTACAGATTCTTCAGAAGCTAAAAAGTTAGTGAATATTGTAACAAAATAGTAGCGATCTGATTTATTTCATTGGTCGTGTCTAATGATCCGTGAATCACGCCTacatattgttttattttttgctttGTGAATTCGACCTCTTGGAAATTGAAGACctctaatatattttatattctaGAAAACTACTACCTGAACTTCACTTAAATGCTGTTAGAGCTTTTACTTCACCTAGCAATTAAccacttaattattttatttatttatatagttTTAACTTGTAAGAGGGCTTTGTTGGTGCACCAGGTTGTACTTCAAAAGAGATGTCAGAGATTGATTTTCTTTGTCAATGTGTTCTTAATCGAGCTTGTCGTAATGCACTTGTCTAATTTAGTTTAGATCTCCTCTGTGATTTACGATTCATTGCATAAGAATGGATTTACCTGATAAGCACACGAAAAGTAGCAGCTCCCGATTTCTGTGGGATTTCCAAAAAAACTTGTAGGCATTAatagtgtaaataaaaattttacaCTATCCTTATAAGTAATTATCCATAACAATTGTAGCTTTAGTAACCTGATTAAAAATAAGGTAGGTTGCCGCTATAACAATTTAAAAAAGactaaatattatttaaaaattatattattaatatatataatttaaatctttttttttgctAAAATACTCTATAAAATATCAAGTCCAACACCAACGGTGTCATGGTATTGGGAAACTTGAAATAATTGGAATACCCTCTTCAGTTgtggtttattttattttttcttctttactttGGGGTGGGGTTGAGAAGATCCTCAATTTTAggaataacaagaataaataatatgaaagtgCTTAACAAATATAAGAATTGAGGAAGgatttatatattttcaaaaggtTTGGTTCGTTAGGCATAGCAATCAGGTGTTAACATAGATTCCGAGTGAATTAGAATCTTTGTAAATTTAACATGTTTCCAATGAAGGTAcaaaaaatcatcaatatatCGAGGTTAATAATATATACTACAAAGCTGCCtaatgtttttatttattatttttatctaattAAGGTGATTGTACCATACATTTCCGTTagaagtcaaactttattatacattatgatatttaaaagaataattacgcaaattttgagaactttgccACTTTCCGTACctttaattaatatatagattatttaatttatgttttcttatccttgattatttatttggtaTATATTGAGCCTTTTGTGATGCAAAAAAATTGCAAGCTACATTCTCAGTTCCTCattaagataagataagataaaaTGTGTCATTTTCACAAATCAAAAAGTCAAAAACACCAGGTCATTAGATGCATGAGCTGGATGAAACAAATTGACCACATTGTGCTTATTGCTAATGTGttctctccccccccccccccccgaccCCCCAGATAATTATCTCCCagttcattttaaattttttcactattttaaaaatatattttttttatttttagcatattaaaagaaaaataaactcctcatgttttaccttcagcattgaatatatatgtatttttcaaaatttaaaactaaacagcaattaatatgagtattgtgataaaatactcatataaattattattttttaagatacTTGCAAAGTCCAAACTAGACAATTAAATGTGGACAGTGAGGGAGTAAAATGAAAAGTTCGAGATCTTTAGAGAAATTCTAGAGACACGATGAAAATCGGAGAAATATTTAAAGAAATGATGCTAGGATTGTCGTTAATTATGTCAACTTAAAGTGACAGGACATATTGGTCTGCCTAGTTAGTTGGGATGTTTATTTTAATAGGGAACGACAGATCTTTGGTGatgattatataaattaatcatTCCTTAGTAACCTACATTCCTTATGAATTGGATAATATTCTTTTAAATCCAAACAAACGCTGTAAACATTATGATTAATCCTTGATGATTTAGATTCTTTCTTATAATATTGTAGGAGCTTGCTGATGTTTCACTTATGTATATAAACTATTTCATTAGGGTTTTACTTTTAGAACAATTAGGTACTGACTAATGACTACTGATATGAAATGAAGTATGTAAAATTAAGGCGACACAGAAAAATGGACGGAcctgattttatttttttttatgaaaattctttttaataaaaaggCGACAAATGCTAAAACCCAAGTTATATAATTCTTCAGATTTATTATAGGAATTGGATTCAACCTTTGCCAGCCCCTCTTCATTGTACCAAGTAATTAAATCGTGTGactattttatttgtaatatatatatatatatagagatcttgattaatgaaatgcGGCCGAGGGAAGTCAAAGTTTACAAGCTATGGTTTGTCGACTATTCCACAGACTCCTCGTGTGTATTTCACTCTAATTTGATACAATTCacaaaaaatcacaaaaaataaaacaagtcATTATCCCCAGGATCGTTTAACTTATGGCATGTATTGGACCTTAATATTTACTTGATACCAAATATTTACGTTAAATCAATTCAATTTATCATtctctttatttcatattaattgaatttttgagggatttttcattgttcaaaataattgaattgttcaaagttcaagatggatgtttgaaactttttcaatatttgccctttcatttattgaagttttatattttctaagaGATAAATCACACAACTtgaaaagttatatttatgattttacaaagggcAATAATGAAAAGTATGTTCAAATTatgtccttaaatatttttctttatatgtgtgcattgcctcacaaattcagttcatatggaatagagggagtataaTATATAGTGAAAATATGCATTACTTAATTATTGTAGTGATTCGAGTATACGTACAAATACACATCATACCTGATACATTTATTGGTTGAATATCtgtccatcaaaataataaccaacaaatgtatatttttgtatattattatgtgatatacatataatatatacattttgatacaaaatatcatatatttttgcatatctAACTAGCGAATGTAATTATTTTGCCCAATCAGCTAAATATGTAACTTGTCCAAGTTTTTATCCATTTGACCAACGACGGAGCCAGGTAGCGCCATAGAGGTTCATCCAAACTCCATTCACgtgaaaatttatattgtttatatataatttaaattattttttatgtatatatagtagatgttgaatCTTCTGTGACCTCTTTATATGTTTACTtcttattttgaatatttttattgaaaattctGACTCTGCATTGGACCATGGAGACCATGGAGAGATTTGACAGTTCTATGTGGTTGGTCTATATTTACCCTATCAACATTTTTGAAGTCTTTACTATGGTGTCGGAAACTTAAATTGAAATACGCATTTAAGGAAAATACAAAATTGTATTAGTATATATCACTAGTATAAAGGAATATTCAAAAGAATACTTCATCGGATCTCAAATAATAGTTGCCCTGCTAAATTGaatttaatttgtttcaaaataattaaacgttttagaaaaaacaaaaatcgTGTATTAAGTGAGATGTTAATGGGAAGATAAATGATTATTTAAACAAATATTCTAGAAGGAGATGCAAAAACCGTAAAGGCAATAATAAACTGTAGAGaccaaaaaaataatggaaatTAGACAAGAAAGGACAGGGGAATAAGGAATAATAAAAGGAGAACTATCTATTACAagatttttattatataaatgGAACAGATGTTTAAAAGggactttttaatacttaaccTAACAGctagataataaaaaaaaaaaaaaaagaggaaaattaCAACTGAGGCTTTTCTCTTATACTTTTACAAAATGATAAGAATATAATTGAATACTATTCGAAAATTTAAGGAGTAATTCAAAGAATTGCACATAATGTCCTTCGTTTTTGGGGCCTTTTCTTCACCTTAGGGGGTCGCAATGCTACCTTAATTGCAGTATCAAATACAGCTTTCACATTctgcaaaaaaatatatataacaaaaattATTGGGGATCAATTGATAAGATTGTTTATTTAGTGTGtaatgattattttaattattgattAAGCTATAACTGAATTGTTAATTACCTGCTGAGTCTTGGAGCTGCACTCAATGTAGGCAACTGCTCCTATCATCTTTTTCAACTCCTCTCCCTAATTAAATAGAAACAACCGAGTAATAagctttttttgttttgttaatcTCTGATTAATAAGTTTTACAGTATAGTATAAAGTAATTCTCTATATAATATAGAgatttttgttatttgtttgaaAATTGACCACAAAAACTCTCAACTTTATGCTAATTTgacaatatatatttatatataatgatTACATTTCGAAATTCTTGTATACATATGATATAGAATGATTTCATTTGTTGTAATTTGTCTTTTATATCTACCAACAACAACGGTTTGTGGTAGagtggtaaatattttttcatccATAATCAAAGGTCTCGGGTTCGAGTCCCTCTGAGTACAAAGTCGCCTTTATTAGGGAGTGTTTTACCCCAATGTGAGATTTTTCAGTGCAAATCTGAATTTAGTCGGGCTTCAATGTAGGTACTGAACACCGAAtaagaaaccaaaaaaaaaatgtctcTATATCTTAGAGCAAGCCATCCAATCGGTGTCTAGTACTCGTTTAGTATGTATGTGTGCCAAATCTCTGATAATGTACCAATTTGTTAGGAATTAAATTAAGACCTTTgttagaatttttgagatccaTCTTATTCAAATTTCCACCGGGAAGTCTGTAGGTAAAATACTTTTTATAAAAGTTGACTACATTTTCTAGACTCGAATCCGAGATCTTTAATTAATATTGAAAGGATACTGAATTACCTTACCCTACAACAATCATTGATGATGTATCTAATGTACCAAATTGAATTAATACAATATGTTAGAATTTTGCTAATTATTGCAAGTCAATAGTGGACTCACCTGGGCAGTTGATATAGGAGTAGCCCCTGGATGATCACTTAAATATTGCTTATCTTCCCTCAGGTCTGACATCATTAGATTTAAACAGGTATAAATCATGTTGCACATTAAGCTATATTATatgttttgatatataattatgACAAACTTATAGATAATGAGATATTAAATTAATCTTACCAAGTTTAGTTCCCACCAGAACAATTTGTATAGTAGGAGCATAGTGCCTTAACTCAGGAATCCACTGTTTGATGATCAATAAGTAgaacttttaaaatattatcaacaAAAAATCACTTATGGCCAGGACTAgaaaatttaggaaaaattacagttcaatatcatctaatttacaaaatatatatacagtatataagtagtacataattaatattaaatatacatataataattatACACAACATATACAGTCGAAGTATATAGATCGTATATATTTCGACCATGTTGATAAACTATATGGCGATATATTTACTTAATttcccaaatatatatatatatactaaccTTTTTGTAAATGTTCTCATAGCTTGCCTTGCTTATTAGAGAAAAAGCAAGCAAAAAGACATCAGCTCCTCTGTAACTTAATGGCCTTAGCCTGTTATAGTCTTCTTGTCCTGCATTTCACAATCAACATTTCAACAACACACAAAGACTCGATCAAAAATAAATGTTCTTATACCTACAcacaatatcaaaaaatatTCCCTTCAATAATATTagtgaggaaaaaaaaaagattcataatagaattaaaatttatacatgCACCCAAAGGTGTGGTCTAGTGCTCAATGAAGTGGGTCGAGAATCATAAAGTGTCAGGTTTAAATTCCAACATAGACAAAACAATACTAGTTGATTTCTTCTCATCTGTCTTATCCTTGGACAAAGTTATTTGGTACCTGTTACTGATGGGAGTTGGCAGATATCTTATGGAATTAGTCAACATATGcgcaaaaagaaaaaa
The sequence above is a segment of the Solanum dulcamara chromosome 11, daSolDulc1.2, whole genome shotgun sequence genome. Coding sequences within it:
- the LOC129871997 gene encoding rac-like GTP-binding protein RAC13 codes for the protein MTTARFIKCVTVGDGAVGKTCMLISYTSNTFPTDYVPTVFDNFSANVVVDGSTVNLGLWDTAGQEDYNRLRPLSYRGADVFLLAFSLISKASYENIYKKWIPELRHYAPTIQIVLVGTKLDLREDKQYLSDHPGATPISTAQGEELKKMIGAVAYIECSSKTQQNVKAVFDTAIKVALRPPKVKKRPQKRRTLCAIL